ACCGCAATAACAGAACTCCTCCCACAAACGGGCCTGATGGAGTCATTCccggcagcaacggcaaaAAAGTTATTCCCATTACTCCGGATACAATCATTTTCCCCGTAGATGATTTCAAAGTATAACTGTGGAGAGGGCTTATCCGTGGGATTTATAAGAAGGCTAGGTTCGATCCCGAACGGCGCTATTGGTACGTTATCTTGGCGTGGCATATCTAGTTGCCGGATTATATTGCGTGCGGCAGCAACTCATGGACTGGGCTCTGTACTTTACCAATATTATACATCAAAAAATGATGCAGCTGGACTCATACCCACCGCGACCTCGTGTGTGCAGCATCGCGACCTTGTAATTGATGTCAAAGCCGGCCAGAACTCGCGGCAGGCGGCCCCTGGAGGGTGCAAggtgaacattgaatcgaGTTATCCTCGCCCGCTTTGCCTACCCCTAGGAAAACTCGTTCGTTGGCATTATAATCTTGTGATTTAAGGCTGCAAGTATCTCTGTTACTACGGATAAGCACATCCGGCAGCGTTCCCGATCGGACAATATTGAAGGCACCCGCACCGCCATTCTCCTATCCCACGGTACGTCGGAGCCAAGAAGACGCTGGAAATACTTCTTGTCGAGCCTCACACTACTCCATAGAAGAAACAGGGAATTTTACGGCCCCCTCGCCGTTTTTGGGCTGTTATATCCAGAGTGAATACAGCAGCTTACTTGCAGGCCCAAAAGACGAGGAGCAAAGtcatgtcgtcgagggccttgaATGGAAAGGTTACTCGTGCTATTTTTGGTTCACAATGACTTATTTATTCATTTCCATGGCCCTTGTCACTTCAGAAGCTCCTGGCGTACACTAATATGCTGGTAGGCTTTGGCCCAATTCCAGTCACCGCAGCTAATCTTGATGCAGACGGCCAGgctgtttctttctttgcGCGTGAAGTCGATTATTCCTCTTCAAACCCAAAACATTATGCAGCCTCTAACAGGGCGCAGATGGCCTTGCGACGCCACGCAGCGACAGCATACCACAGTGGCGATCGGCCTTGGGAATCTTGCCGCTTCGCATCCACCCTCGGATCTGCCAGGAGTAACTTCAAACATCCAGGGTACCAAGCACCGGCCGCATGAGACACAGCTGTCCGTCCATCGTTGTCCACAGCATTGACATTAATCCCCGGGGATTCAAGAAGCATATTTATAGTTTCTTCTTGGTCATGCATGCCCGCCAACATAAGGGGTGTCTTCCCTTCTCCATCCGCTTGGTTGACATCTGTACCCTTTTCAAGAAGCATTTGTATCGTCTCTATGTGCCCATTGGCAGCGGCTTGAGAGATGAGACTCTGATCACCAGTCTCcgacgccttcttcttgctgaGGAGCTCTTCAACCAGTACAGTCCTCCCAGCGGAAGCTGCACTAGACAGAATAGACGCATGAGGCACTTCAATCTCGGTTTTTGCCAAAGCCGTGATGACGGCTCTCACCGTCTCATCGGACCCGTGCTCCATGGCATGCTCAACCAACTCCAAGGGAGAGTATATGTCCTTTGCCAAGTGAGTGGGAATGAGCTGCGAGATGACCTGCGGCTTGTCAAGCTCAACAGCCTCTTTGAGAAGCCTTTCGATTGACGTGACGGTTGGGACTTGATCCAAGTCCCCTGTGATGAGCATATAGGCAATGGCCCATTTCCGTTCCTCGCGCCTGTGCCAGTCGAAGCAGGGCCCATCCAGCTCGGAGAACTCGCGTACTGCCCAGTCCAGCGGTGTCCGTCCAGCTGCACATTTGGACATCTTGTCAACCCGCCGTGTTTCGAGGAGCACACGCACGACATCGTCGTAGGCCCGTTCAGCTGCAAGAGATAGAGGggttcttttatttttatccATGTGTTCGACGTCGACTCCTAGGGCAATGAGCCGAGAGCATACAGCGGCGGAACCCGAACCTGCAGCCCACGAGATGGGAGTCCGGCCATTCTTGTCCACAACGTCGGCAACAGAAGCGTCGGCGGCGCTCAACAGCTCAAACGTCGGTGCCGACGAGGTCGAATGAATGCAGGCGTATGACAACGGTGTCCGTCCATTGTCAGCGGCCAAAGTCACTTTGATCCCGGGTCTCTCCAGTAGTAGTTGTATTGTCTGGTCcgagccgccgcctgcgGCATATGAAAGTGGCGTGCGCCCAAATTCGTCGGCACGGTTGACGTCCACGGCAGTGTTCTGCAGAAGCaacttgacaatggcgaccCGGTCCAGCTCCGCAGCGTACGAGAGCGGTGTTCGGCCGGATTTGTCTGGCTCGTCAACGGGAACCCCCATTTTCACGAGAAGTGGGAAAATTTCACCGTTatccgccatggctgcgtgGTGGATGAGATTCCGACCCTGCCTGTCCACGTGTAGCGCGTGTGTTGTGGCCATGAGCGTTCGTGTCACTGATGGCATATTGGACTTGACCGACCACAGTAAAGGGGACATGCCCATGATATCCAGGGCAGTACCATCTATCCCACTCTGTCTTGCCAATGTATGTGCGGTATGAACATCTTTACTCTGTATAGCTGATAAGAGCGCGTCTTGTTTACCACTGTCAATGGCTCTCGGGACGGGCTCATCATGCTGGCGAACTGCCTCCTCGTTCTTTGTCCCCTGCGTCATGCTTGATTTTACCAGCGCATTGCAAGAATCAGCAGGCGTTTGCGTATCCATATCCGCGTCATCGTCACCAGCGGGGGCGGAAGATGTCTCGGACTGCGCTTCATCTCGTTCTTCGCTCAAACCTGCCTGCCGTAGCATCTCGGCAATGGTTTCATGTCCTCCCTTGATCGCATATGCGAGTGCATTCTTTCCTGTATCATCCTCACTTTCCAGATGATGATCCTGCCTCGCCAGCAAGATTCGGACTATGGATTCGTAGCCTTTTGCAGCGGCAAACATCAACGCCGTTCGCCCATACATGTCCTCGGCCAAGTCTGCGGTAAAGCCGGCTTGCAGAAGCATATCCAAGATTTCACCGTTACCACTCTTGGCCGCGAGCAGAACTGGTTGTGGGTCGTCTTCCCATGCTGATTCATAGAAcatgtccatgccatgctgcACTAGGGTCTTGACGGCGGCCTCATCCCCCCGGCGGACCGCGTGGTTCAATGGCAAGACGATGGAAGCGGTAGAAGCCATGGAGCAATCATCAGAGTCGTTGTCGGGACCATTTTCACTGTCTCCTTCATCTGAACCCTCctcctgctgctcctcgtcttccCCTTCTGACGACTCCTCAGGGGCCTCGGCCGTCACCAACTCGCAAGCTGCATCAATGTGTCCCTTCTCAGCGGCGTAGGATAGAGGAGTTCGACCAGAAGCATCCTCAATCTTCCACTCTGCTCCATACGCTATAAGCTCCTTGATCACACTGTCGTGGCCTTGGATGGCAGCCCAGAAAATAGGGGTCCTCCCCAAGGCATCGACAGCCTGATAGCTTGCAGCCTTATTCAAAAGCCCCGAGACGGCATCGATTTCACCGCGTTCGGCTGCGTATGAAAGCGGCGTCCGACGGTTGGCGTCTTCCAATTCCAGGACCGAAGAAATTCGGTCAGACATGGCAGTAGTCATATCCCGCCAAGTTGGGCAACGTTGCTCGAGAAAACAAATGGACTCGAGGAACAGTTGTTCAGGCCAGAGGCGGACAGAGCGGCCGTCACACGATAGCAGGCACCTTGGCTAGATGGCCAGAGATATAATTGAGACTGATGACAGCGGTGCTCGATCAAGCGACAAAAGAGAGAGGATTGAGTGGCCTTTTAAGGGGGCGACTAGCTCCACAGAGTCCACACATCCAGGCTCCCACCGGAGCCGCTGCCTGTTTAAGCGGACCGAATCTTTTCTGAttggccgacatggagtcttAAACGACTCATGAGACGGGTTGACAGTTGACCTTTTATTGTTCACGGAATATGAGGGGGTATAATTGCTCAGTAAGAGAGCgcgttcttcttcttgacatTATTCATACACAGGCTGGTATTTTTGCTAAGCAATGTCTCGTACTAGAGAATAAATGCCATGGGCTGGAATTGACTTGTGAACAAGTGGATTCGATGGACAAGTTGTCGGACTCGGCCGAGTGTTGAAACGCGTAAGAAGCAAGATAACAAGTAAAATACAAATGGCACAAATATGGGTTTGTTAATTGATTAATGAATAATCTGTCTCTTTTTCTGCTTAATGTGCCTTTGGTAACGTGGCTACTGTCGATCTACTGACCCAGGTCCGGTAATGACAACGTCGGTGGTAGAAAATAAACTCACATAAGCTAGATTGGAGAACTAGAATTAAACCAACTGCCAAGCGAGCTTAAACCCGTCATATGCCTATTATAAAGCTACCAAGACCAGTAAGTGAACCTGCAGTACTATTCTCGTTCGTAGCTAATACACACTTATACTTGAGCAGTCTATTCATTCCTTACTACACAAAGCGCCAAAAGCAGCGACATTTCCCGCCCGATTAAAGGTGAGCATCGCGCTTCCTGGATCTTGTCTGTATTTCA
The Metarhizium brunneum chromosome 7, complete sequence genome window above contains:
- the Ankrd28_2 gene encoding Serine/threonine-protein phosphatase 6 regulatory ankyrin repeat subunit A yields the protein MSDRISSVLELEDANRRTPLSYAAERGEIDAVSGLLNKAASYQAVDALGRTPIFWAAIQGHDSVIKELIAYGAEWKIEDASGRTPLSYAAEKGHIDAACELVTAEAPEESSEGEDEEQQEEGSDEGDSENGPDNDSDDCSMASTASIVLPLNHAVRRGDEAAVKTLVQHGMDMFYESAWEDDPQPVLLAAKSGNGEILDMLLQAGFTADLAEDMYGRTALMFAAAKGYESIVRILLARQDHHLESEDDTGKNALAYAIKGGHETIAEMLRQAGLSEERDEAQSETSSAPAGDDDADMDTQTPADSCNALVKSSMTQGTKNEEAVRQHDEPVPRAIDSGKQDALLSAIQSKDVHTAHTLARQSGIDGTALDIMGMSPLLWSVKSNMPSVTRTLMATTHALHVDRQGRNLIHHAAMADNGEIFPLLVKMGVPVDEPDKSGRTPLSYAAELDRVAIVKLLLQNTAVDVNRADEFGRTPLSYAAGGGSDQTIQLLLERPGIKVTLAADNGRTPLSYACIHSTSSAPTFELLSAADASVADVVDKNGRTPISWAAGSGSAAVCSRLIALGVDVEHMDKNKRTPLSLAAERAYDDVVRVLLETRRVDKMSKCAAGRTPLDWAVREFSELDGPCFDWHRREERKWAIAYMLITGDLDQVPTVTSIERLLKEAVELDKPQVISQLIPTHLAKDIYSPLELVEHAMEHGSDETVRAVITALAKTEIEVPHASILSSAASAGRTVLVEELLSKKKASETGDQSLISQAAANGHIETIQMLLEKGTDVNQADGEGKTPLMLAGMHDQEETINMLLESPGINVNAVDNDGRTAVSHAAGAWYPGCLKLLLADPRVDAKRQDSQGRSPLWYAVAAWRRKAICALLEAA